TCAAGGTAAGCTGGATAAAAATTATCCTTATAAACCTAAAAAATCAGCTCGACGACATAGATAACTCATTTAAGTAAGAGATTTGTGATAGTTTCATTGGAACagttaattaatgttttacttTAACATCAAGGTCCGCGCGGCCGAGGCGAAGGATGACTTTCCAACCAGGCACAGCTGGGACTCCTATTTCAGGGATGCAAAACACATGAACGAGTTAAAGGCCGGTGAGAGACCGGACACTATCCATATTAGCGGTTTGCCGGTCAAATGGTTTATCGAGGATAATGCAAATGTACCGAGCGAATCGcttatcacaaaaatttttaagaaatgggGCACATTGAGGAGAATCGACGTGCCCGTTGCGGATTCCTATAGATCTAGAATGCGGCTCGGTAACAACATTCATAAGTTCAGCTTCGAGGATGGCATCTTTTTCGACGTATACGTGCAATATGTCGAATATATGGATTTTGTCAGGGCGATGGACGCTCTGCGCGGTATGAAGCTGTTGAAAAAGGATGGTCAGAACTCATTGACCGCGACAATAaaggtaatttttaataaaaaatatgtttatgtcTTAGGAGGAAAGATTTCAGTATTTTGAGAGGTGGTAAACTTAATTTGTAGTAtagataacatttattttaaatgcgaTAATATGCGATagcaattatcaaaaataaacagaataaataaaGGTAATTATTAAATCGAATGTCtgttaatgaataaaataattccgTACAGGTTGATTTTGACAAAACCAAACACATGAGCGACAGTTCAGTATCTCACCGAGAATTCGAGAGAAAACGTCTAATAACGCAAGACAATTTAGCAACAGAAAAACTTCGGAAGAGAGAGGAAGCTGAAAAAAAACGACAAGAAGAACTAAAGTAAGTATTCTAATGAGAAAAACACTTTAAGAAACATTCTGTAAACACATTATATTTTTtgcgatatataaaattatttttgctttgATCTCAGAAAAAAGGAGGAGGAAAATTCGATAGCAAAAATAGTTCGACAACAAAAGCGGGAAGAAAAACGGAAACGAAAAGCCCTCACAAAGTTTCGTAAGCAAGAAGAAGACAAAGTCTCAATGAAGATTGCCagggaagaacaaaaattgataaaagcTCAACGGCAGTTAGAAAGTATACGATTACTAGATGAGCTGTTTGATAGGATAAAGGTAAGTGAAAAATAAGcgatataaaatctttttaaggTTGAATGACATCATTGGGATAATTCCGATATTTATGCGAGGATTGTCATTGTTAGTCGCGTGCATATTATCTCTGTATAATCTGCTCACATATATATTCTCTTTACTGATACATCATTTGCGTCCCCTGCACTATTAACTCctttattctaataattatatttgataaatttgttaGAAATTACAGtaacttattataatttaatggtaaaaaatacttgataaattaagtgtTAACCAGTATATATACCGGAGTTAccctaaaattaatttgcaatcacTAATAAACACATACTTTATAATTACAGACGAAAgtggagaaaaaagaaattaagctAGATCAGAATGTGAAAAAGGATGAAAAGAAAAGCGatcaaaaaagtgaaaatgcTAAGAAAGTAGATTtggaaaatgacaaaaaaaataaagagaaacagAAGAagacgaaaaaagaaaaaaagaaaaaggtatttgactattttattatttatattatgtatgaaatttattataattagcaTTATAATATCGTCATGAGTTTAAGAATTAGCATTATAATATCGTTATTgtttacagaaaaagaaaaataagacaCAGAAAAAACGAAAAAGAGGTGATGATTCCAGTTCAGGTAGCACGTCAGAGGAAGAATCGGataaagatacaaataaaaaaaagcttaaaAGTGTCTTAATAAAGAACGACGGTGCGACTTCATCCACAGGTAAatttcgtataatattttatttacatataggTATAGAATAAAACTGTACTATAATACTGtactgtaatataataaaatgacatcATAACATTAATTACAGCCACAAATCTTACTTATGACTATTCTGATTCGATGTCGAGGATACCAGTGATGCCATTCCATGGGGTGAGGATGCCAAGATATTCGAGAGCGCGAATGATGCGGTCACCAATGTCGGAATATTCTGCGATGTCAATTCATCATCCAATGTTATCTATTGGCAGGGGTCGGGGATTTGTCTCGCGTTATGATATGAACTATGCACTGACAAATCCTTATTTGTATAATGGACAATACTACGAGTATTTCACACATTTGGTCGAACGGGATTCAAAACGGCAAAGGATACGTAACCATCAAAGATCAAATAGATCTAACTCAAGAACGAAGATCAAGTCGAGATCCAAAACGAAATCTAGAAGCATCTCCAGATCGCGTAGCAGGAGACGAAGCGGTTCACGCTCTAAGAGTCGTGATAGAAGATCGAAGTCAAGATCTAGATCGTGCTCGCGTAGATCAAGATCACGATCACGCAGGTCAAGATCGCGATCGCGATCTCACCGTTCGAAATCGAAATCGCGATCTCATGGTTCAAAATCGAGATCGCGATCTCATCGTACGAGGTCACGGTCTAGAAAACGCTCTAGATCACGCAATCGCCGCAAATCAGCAAGTAGATCCATTTCAAGCACGAAAACAAGGACAAgatcgaattctaagacgaaaCACAAGAACAAATCACGTAGCAGATCAAAATCATGCTCCAGAACGCATCGCTCTAGATCTAGACGAAAATCACGATCTAGGAGTCGTTCCAAGTCCCGCAACAGAAATCGTTATAGAAGTAGGCGCGGTCAGAGATCATCTTCCATTGTCAGAGTCACACGGGCTAAATCACGACCCACATCACCCAAACGAAAATCACGCAGCAGTTCTTGGTCTCTACCAAAATCGCCTGATCGTAGAAGTTGCTCTTGGTCGAGAACTGCTTCCGCAAATAATGTTAACGAACAAGATGTAAACAAAAAATCCGAAATATCTACTCAAGAAGAAACAACGAAGTCAGAAGAAACGCAGAAAGCGAATTGATAAGACTCATCATTAATTTTGTGTGGAAATATATTAT
This genomic window from Solenopsis invicta isolate M01_SB chromosome 13, UNIL_Sinv_3.0, whole genome shotgun sequence contains:
- the LOC105197015 gene encoding A-kinase anchor protein 17A, producing the protein MSDNKQVGETPSSEVANRFRSCRDLSDIVPLYPSHALYLKPLAKVNVSVTLPQLKTPGKTISTWEVMEKIRALILPDEFASLKVAKSTLEFIRLEGDLRDRCRLPRVLARLDSQQLNLAGFPSVLKVRAAEAKDDFPTRHSWDSYFRDAKHMNELKAGERPDTIHISGLPVKWFIEDNANVPSESLITKIFKKWGTLRRIDVPVADSYRSRMRLGNNIHKFSFEDGIFFDVYVQYVEYMDFVRAMDALRGMKLLKKDGQNSLTATIKVDFDKTKHMSDSSVSHREFERKRLITQDNLATEKLRKREEAEKKRQEELKKKEEENSIAKIVRQQKREEKRKRKALTKFRKQEEDKVSMKIAREEQKLIKAQRQLESIRLLDELFDRIKTKVEKKEIKLDQNVKKDEKKSDQKSENAKKVDLENDKKNKEKQKKTKKEKKKKKKKNKTQKKRKRGDDSSSGSTSEEESDKDTNKKKLKSVLIKNDGATSSTATNLTYDYSDSMSRIPVMPFHGVRMPRYSRARMMRSPMSEYSAMSIHHPMLSIGRGRGFVSRYDMNYALTNPYLYNGQYYEYFTHLVERDSKRQRIRNHQRSNRSNSRTKIKSRSKTKSRSISRSRSRRRSGSRSKSRDRRSKSRSRSCSRRSRSRSRRSRSRSRSHRSKSKSRSHGSKSRSRSHRTRSRSRKRSRSRNRRKSASRSISSTKTRTRSNSKTKHKNKSRSRSKSCSRTHRSRSRRKSRSRSRSKSRNRNRYRSRRGQRSSSIVRVTRAKSRPTSPKRKSRSSSWSLPKSPDRRSCSWSRTASANNVNEQDVNKKSEISTQEETTKSEETQKAN